A genomic window from Quercus lobata isolate SW786 chromosome 10, ValleyOak3.0 Primary Assembly, whole genome shotgun sequence includes:
- the LOC115962547 gene encoding uncharacterized protein LOC115962547 isoform X2 — protein MEMANVPSSSPPTPTSPPSASNSENSATSPTTSLTPPNPLHLQVVDEGPTPNNGSLNVDDKKPDFPHQHFNTDYIEKFKKYEADYTFRLMAKYFSKKNLYGGNIFDGNMKIDDEVIKSSRWPCTRSYANPVQGFEDQSSSIPAYSDETPTDISNGKHPVRKTS, from the exons aaTGGCGAACGTGCCATCAAGTTCACCTCCGACACCAACCTCGCCGCCGTCGGCCTCCAATTCGGAGAACTCCGCCACCAGCCCCACCACTTCTCTCACTCCACCTAACCCACTTCACCTTcag GTTGTCGACGAAGGACCAACCCCGAACAATGGATCTCTCAATGTCGACGACAAAAAGCCTGACTTTCCACACCAACACTTCAA CACAGACTACATTGAGAAGTTCAAGAAATATGAAGCTGACTACACTTTCCGGTTGATGGCAAAATATTTCTCTAAGAAGAATCTATATGGAG GCAACATATTTGATGGGAACATGAAAATAGATGATGAGGTCATAAAGTCAAGCAG GTGGCCTTGTACCCGATCATATGCAAACCCAGTGCAGGGTTTTGAAGACCAAAGCAGCAGTATTCCAGCTTATTCAGATGAAACTCCAACTGATATATCAAACGGGAAGCACCCAGTAAGAAAGACTAGCTGA
- the LOC115962547 gene encoding uncharacterized protein LOC115962547 isoform X1, with protein sequence MEMANVPSSSPPTPTSPPSASNSENSATSPTTSLTPPNPLHLQVVDEGPTPNNGSLNVDDKKPDFPHQHFKFLDSTDYIEKFKKYEADYTFRLMAKYFSKKNLYGGNIFDGNMKIDDEVIKSSRWPCTRSYANPVQGFEDQSSSIPAYSDETPTDISNGKHPVRKTS encoded by the exons aaTGGCGAACGTGCCATCAAGTTCACCTCCGACACCAACCTCGCCGCCGTCGGCCTCCAATTCGGAGAACTCCGCCACCAGCCCCACCACTTCTCTCACTCCACCTAACCCACTTCACCTTcag GTTGTCGACGAAGGACCAACCCCGAACAATGGATCTCTCAATGTCGACGACAAAAAGCCTGACTTTCCACACCAACACTTCAA GTTTCTTGACAGCACAGACTACATTGAGAAGTTCAAGAAATATGAAGCTGACTACACTTTCCGGTTGATGGCAAAATATTTCTCTAAGAAGAATCTATATGGAG GCAACATATTTGATGGGAACATGAAAATAGATGATGAGGTCATAAAGTCAAGCAG GTGGCCTTGTACCCGATCATATGCAAACCCAGTGCAGGGTTTTGAAGACCAAAGCAGCAGTATTCCAGCTTATTCAGATGAAACTCCAACTGATATATCAAACGGGAAGCACCCAGTAAGAAAGACTAGCTGA